One genomic region from Lycorma delicatula isolate Av1 chromosome 1, ASM4794821v1, whole genome shotgun sequence encodes:
- the LOC142332887 gene encoding myogenesis-regulating glycosidase-like → MDLRMATLIKFLLTFGILFQRGSTREIEDLNDINIERGRGRLDYQFENLKIKIEEKIDVKIISRSEDHVTKLQGELGVNLPLEIGDPDIEINNEHIKLNWGSNLTLQISKAETAQCHTVLWESYLNSSLEDCFHYGRANWFGGPEIIHQVWPIEKMDLEEVPYITQMFGNIAKAEPYWLNSKGAYIYVSPRTPLFVDSNNHRTDTICFIANDVAPYLKREKRVLEYNLCGFNDPREAQEHALATFIGKPSGLPDARMIEHPVWSTWVHYKLDVNETSVLQFANDIVQYGFNNSQIEIDDNWETCYGSTKFNTSRFPDMKELSKKLKNLGFRITIWVHPFVNEDCPNYFDLKKQGYFVENSAGSSSAVWWDGKGSGVDFTKPKAVQWFGDMHWKLLRDNGIDGLKFDAGETSWLPQIPVLNCSVYDHPKAYTAAYVDTVSQFGPLTELRVTHRTQQYPVFVRMIDKDSKWTLNNGLPTIITTMLVMNIQGYPWVLPDMVGGNAYGADVVDKEMFIRWLQANTFMPCIQFSVAPWDFDYETIAISKKFTELHYKYSSKIIQLMKNTVQTGAPLNPPIWWVDPSNPIAHNIYSEFLLGEDILVAPILEKGTTRRDIYLPKGYWRDENNPNKIYKGRSWLTDYYADLSTLPYFTRVKHSTGNYFNDEHSVNTSI, encoded by the exons ttgGTATTCTCTTTCAACGTGGATCTACGAGGGAAATTGAGGACCTTAATGACATCAATATTGAAAGAGGAAGAGGAAGACTGGATTaccaatttgaaaatttaaaaataaaaattgaagaaaaaattgatgttaaaataatttcaaggagtgaag ATCATGTAACTAAACTTCAAGGAGAATTAGGAGTTAATTTACCATTAGAAATTGGTGATCctgatattgaaattaataatgaacatataaaattaaactggGGATCAAACTTAACATTACAAATTAGTAAAGCAGAGACTGCTCAATGTCATACAGTACTTTGGGAAAGTTATCTTAATTCATCACTTGAAGACTGTTTCCACTATGGTAGAGCAAACTGGTTCGGTGGTCCAGAAATCATTCACCAAGTATGGCCAATTGAAAAAATGGATCTTGAGGAGGTACCATATATTACTCAAATGTTTGGTAACATTGCAAAAGCTGAACCGTATTGGTTGAATTCAAAAGGTGCTTATATATATGTCAGCCCAAGAACACCGCTATTTGTTGACTCAAATAATCACAGAACAGACACCATCTGTTTTATTGCAAATGATGTTGCACCCTACTTAAAACGTGAAAAAAGGGTCTTAGAATATAATCTTTGTGGATTTAATGATCCGAGGGAAGCTCAAGAGCATGCACTTGCCACTTTTATTGGTAAACCATCAGGCTTACCCGATGCTAGAATGATAGAGCATCCAGTCTGGTCGACTTGGGTACATTATAAATTAGATGTAAATGAAACATCTGTCTTGCAGTTTGCTAATGATATTGTGCAGTATGGTTTTAACAACAGCCAGATAGAAATAGATGATAACTGGGAAACATGTTATggaagtacaaaatttaatacgTCAAGATTTCCTGATATGAAAGAATTgagtaaaaaacttaaaaatcttgGATTTAGAATTACAATATGGGTCCATCCATTTGTTAATGAGGATTGCCCAAATTATTTTGACCTAAAAAAGCAAGGGTACTTTGTTGAAAACTCAGCCGGGAGTAGCTCTGCAGTTTGGTGGGATGGTAAAGGAAGCGGTGTTGATTTTACAAAACCTAAAGCTGTTCAATGGTTTGGTGATATGCACTGGAAATTATTGAGAGATAATGGTATTGACGGATTGAAATTTGATGCAGGTGAAACAAGTTGGTTACCTCaa attCCAGTTTTAAACTGCTCTGTGTATGATCATCCAAAAGCTTACACAGCAGCATATGTTGATACAGTATCACAATTCGGTCCCTTAACAGAATTAAGAGTGACACATCGCACTCAACAATATCCTGTGTTTGTACGCATGATTGATAAGGACAGTAAATGGACTTTAAACAATGGATTACCAACAATTATAACTACAATGCTAGTTATGAACATCCAAGGATACCCTTGGGTGTTACCAGACATGGTTGGTGGTAATGCTTATGGTGCTGATGTTGTTGACAAAGAGATGTTCATTCGTTGGCTGCAAGCAAATACATTTATGCCTTGTATCCAATTTTCTGTTGCACCATGGGATTTTGACTATGAG acaATTGCAATCAGTAAGAAATTTACAGAACTTCATTATAAGTATTCCagtaaaataattcagttaatgaAGAATACTGTACAAACAGGAGCACCACTAAATCCACCAATATGGTGGGTTGATCCAAGCAATCCTATTGCACATAACATTTATTCAG AGTTTTTACTGGGGGAGGATATTCTTGTTGCACCAATACTGGAAAAAGGTACAACTAGAAGAGACATTTATTTGCCTAAAGGTTACTGGAGAGATGAAAATAAtccaaacaaaatatacaaaggAAGAAGCTGGCTTACAGATTATTACGCTGATTTATCAACACTTCCATACTTCACTAGAGTAAAACACAGCACTGGAAATTATTTCAATGATGAACACAGTGTCAATACTAGTATTTGa